GTCGTCTGGCCGATGTAGCCGTTGAAATCGGTCACCGCGTCCAGCCCGCCCGCCGTGCGGATCAGGAACGAGGCATGTCCGATGTAGTGGATGCCGACGCTGTACTCGGGCAGGGGCGCCTGCCAGCTTGCCCTGTGCAGGAACTCCAGCCCCGGGGCGGCGTCGGCGATGGCGATGCAGTGGCTGGGCCGCCTCTGCTCTTGCGCCGATACGGGCAGGGGCAGGGACGTCAGCGTCAGAGCAGTCAGGAACTGGGCGCTCAGGACCCGAAGGGTACGGCGGAACATGGCAGACTCCCGTGGTGTCCCCTCAGCCTAGGCGCGAAAGCCGAGCTGCCAAAGTCACGACGCCGTTAGATGCAGGCGCCGCGGCGGGGCGTGCCTTGGAAACGGGCAGGATCGGGGGACGGTCGCGGGTGCCTTTGGCGGAGCGTCGTCAAGCGCCGGGGCGAGGGTCGCGTTTCGGTGTGTCCCTGAGACAGAAGGGCCAGCCGTGCGCGTCCTCTCCGCCTGACATGCGGCTTGTGCTGTCGTTCTGTGATGAAGCACACGGCCGACGGGACTGCCCTAGCCGACCGAGGTGCGCCCGCGCCGGTCCATGCGCAGCGCCGCATACAGCACATGCGTCCGCCAGCGCCCGTTGATCTGAAGGTAGCTTTGCGCCACGCCCTCGTATTTGAAGCCCGAGCGCTCCAGCAGCCCGCGCGAGGCGACGTTTTCGGGCAGGCAGGCGGCTTCGACCCGGCTGAGGTTCAGCCGCTCGTAGGAATGATGCACCAGCGCCGCGATGGCCTCTGACATGTAGCCGCGCCGGGCATAGGCCTGCCCGGTCCAGTAGCCCAGCGTGCCCGCCTGCGCCGGGCCGCGACGGATGTTGTCCAGCGTGATGGCGCCCAAGAGCGCCTCGTCCCTGCGCCGGATCAGGAACAGCGGCAGGGCGGTTCCGGCGGCGATCGACCGCGAGGCCCAGTAGACGCGATTGGTGAAGGCCTTGCGCGACAGGTGATCCGGCGACCACGAGGGCTCCCACGGGGTCAGGTAATCGCGGCTTTCCCGGCGCAGCGTGACCCAGGGCGCATAATCCGCATGCACCGGGGGGCGCAGCGTCAGACGCTCTGTTTCAAGCCGAAGCTTGCGCCGGAAAGCGATCATCAGGCAGCCCGTCGTTCCTGCAATTGTTCCAGCGTCGGCGCGCCATCGACCGGGCCGTACAGCGCCAGCGCCGCGCCCGCCGTCTGCGCCTGATCCTGCGCGAAGGCCAGCACGTCCTCTCGGGTCACGGCGTCGATGCGTTCGACCGTGCGCTCGATCGGCGGGACCTCGCCCCAGATCTGCACCATGCGCGCCATGCGCTCTGCCCGCGAGGAAGAGCTTTCCAGCCCCATCAGCAGGCCCGCCTTCATCTGGGCGCGGGCGCGCTCGATCTCGGCGTCACTCATATCCTCGGCGGCGCGCTTCATCTCGTCCACTGTCAGATGCGCCAGTTCCGGCATCTCTTCGCCCGAGGTGCCCGCGTAGATCGTCGTCAGGCCGGTGTCGGCATAGGCGCCGTTCTGGGCGAAGATGGTGTAGCACAGCCCGCGCTTCTCGCGGATTTCCTGAAACAGGCGCGAGGACATGCCGCCGCCAAGCGCGATGGAGTAGATCTGCGCGGCATAAAAGGCGGGGTCGCGGTAGCCCGGCGCTTCGAAGGCCAGCGCCATATGCGCCTGC
This region of Ponticoccus alexandrii genomic DNA includes:
- a CDS encoding GNAT family N-acetyltransferase, producing MIAFRRKLRLETERLTLRPPVHADYAPWVTLRRESRDYLTPWEPSWSPDHLSRKAFTNRVYWASRSIAAGTALPLFLIRRRDEALLGAITLDNIRRGPAQAGTLGYWTGQAYARRGYMSEAIAALVHHSYERLNLSRVEAACLPENVASRGLLERSGFKYEGVAQSYLQINGRWRTHVLYAALRMDRRGRTSVG